The following is a genomic window from Nymphaea colorata isolate Beijing-Zhang1983 chromosome 3, ASM883128v2, whole genome shotgun sequence.
AATAGTAGTGGCCTGCTTAGCCCGAGCATTGCTCCGAATGAATCAAAGACTACCACCTTTATTCAAACGATCCAAAGAATACCGGGACCATTGCCCttcaaacaataaaaaggtaAAGGATGaagcactttaaaaaaaaaaaaaagaaagaaagttcaGTTACTGTTTCAGTGTAGACTTTATGGAGAAAACAAACTTTTAAGTCCTCACCTATTTGGACACTTTATTTATACAAGTCTGACATCTAAAGCAAAATCTAAGTTCGGACGAAGCTTTAACATGATTAGGTTCTTTACAGATGCTAACGTTTAGCCCGATCTAATCTTTTGACACTGTTAGAAGTTTCTTGTTTATGAGTTGTGAGCTATTGGTTTTTGACTCAGCAAAGTTTGGATCTTTTGATGCATTTCTGATAGCTAAGCCTACTAAGcaagataaacaaataaatttcaatCCATGTGCATGGCTGATGCATACTGCATAGACCTAAGCACAAATAAAAAGAGATCGTATACCACTGAACGGCCTCATTGGCAATTTTCTTCCAGACAAAATGGATCTGCAAGCTCATGCTGCATGTGATGCGGCCGTCAAGACCAGTGTAAGGAAAATGTGATTGCTATTCATCGGAATTGATGTGCCCAACTTTGGAAATTGAAGTTCCGCAGCGTGCTGCAAATTGCAACTTATGACCAATTTTTATGTACTGAAAAGTTTCGTGTTGCAGAGGTGAGGTGCCGCGGAGCCAGAATTGCATCTTTAAGAGGGCAGAGTGAAACAAATGCATCCTGCTATCTGAAAAGAACCTTTTTTGAACCCTTTTTTCGCCCCAAACTTACGATCAGAGGATAGTAATATGAGAACGgcaggaaagaagaaaggaacaccgaatagaggagaaaaaaaatctattaaATGCCCAACCGCCTGTAAAGACAAGTGATCATTACTAAAGGAGAAGGCTACAGCTGTAGGCATTCCAGTTATCGCATCgcgtaaatgaaaagaaaggtgACAACCATCAAGGAGTAGCCTATAGTTTTGTTCTTGGGGCTCGCATAAGGTCTAGTCTTTCTGAACACATTTCAAAGGTCTCTAACGCTGATagcagaaagaaaagaaaatcaaccatGAAATAAGCACAGTGTATGACAAAGTAACGGAAGGTAGTTCGCAGTTTAACTCCGTAAGCTTCATAACAAACTCATAATACAAGGGAACAGGTTCAATAAGCGCAAAGATATTAAAATGGTGGTTAGCGAATCCACGGATCATTTTTTGGCTCCTGAAACAGGTAATCCAAGCATCTGATTGGAAGGGGCTGCCTTTAACATGAAAGAGCACTACGAGCAGGAGTTTGTCCTGTCAAATTCGTGGAGAATGAAATCAGGTCATACCGTGCAGAATACACATGCATACCTCGCTCGCTTTTCATCGTAATGTTGGACCGCGAACCAGGAGCTTTGGTGTTCAAAATTGCAAGGTCAACTCCCTAATTGGACTTGATCTCCATTCCAGAATCCAGCGAATACCATGCTTCCGATaaaagaagccaaacaaaaaataattcaatGCTACGTGTAGTCAATAGTGAATGGTTCTTAACAGTCGGTTTAAAACTCCAGAAAGAAGGTGTCCATGCCCAGGATGATTCTTCCTTCactcataaaaaaacataacttAAAAAACAGGAAGTTCTCTTTCCCGATGCCAATGTACAAAATGCACAAACAAGAAAAGCTCTAAAAATAACAGCATTCACAGCAAAAAACCAACCGGGAAATTACTGCCTGGGAAGATAGAGGAAGAACCTCTAGATAAGCAGAGAAGGTTCAATTTTAGGATGGTTAGGAAAAAACGGAAAGATGAGAAGAATCCTCACTCAAATAAGCCACAGAGGAAGCTACGGAGATATGCGCTAAAACAGTTTGCAATTGTTGAGCAGAAAGACCTTGAAGAGTAACAAAAAAGGGggatgaaaggaaagaaaacccTAAAGGTTGCTGGTAATGTCCCCGTTATCAGATCATTCATACAGAGCTGAAGATGGCTGAGAATTATCTTCACTCGAAGTGATGACAGCGGCATCGGCAGGTGGCGGCGATTGGGTCTTCTCATCAGGGGATGCCCTGGCCTTGACGGCGTCGAGAATGAGCAGGCTAATCTCCTTGGAGTAGAGCTGCAGGGTCTCGATCCCAAGGCCCACGGGGTCGCCCGCACCGGACTCCAGAGATCGCGAGCTTGAGGCGGCGAGGAATGCCTGATCCTCGATCATCCGGGCGGTGGATGAGGCCTCCTCGACGTCCATGACGCCATAGCGCTTGGAGAGGACGGAAGGGTTGGAAAGCGTCTCCACAATACGCTGGATCACTGCGTTTCTTATCTTCTGACTAGGCGGCCACACGGAGAATGCCATACATGAGGGAAATAGCGCCGGCTGCTTCTCTTCCGCCatcctcgctctctctctcagaaaaagaaaagggagaagcTGGGAGGGTTGGTGATGGCAATAGGCACCGCCGGTTTCGAATATCGGACCGGGTCAGAATTTCGGAATCGTTCAGTTTAGTAGGTAAAGCTTACGGGTTTTGGATCCCTTTAAGAATCCTGGTCCAAGCTTGCCTGACGAAATCCAAGGGCGGataagacagagagagagagaggggcggCCATTTCTAGAGGTTTTCTTGGACTTCTTTTGTTCGCGGTTTTTTGCTCGGAATATGAGGTGAGTAATTCGAACTAATTCGTCTTCTTTGAGTCTTGCTTCTTTCGTGCTCGTGAATCCTCTGCAGTCATCTTCTCACTGTTTTTTCACCTAAGGAGGTGACCGCTGATCTGAAACTGTATACATGGGCgacaaatttttcatttggtttctcctgtgtgtttttttttccttgattctGACCTTTGATCAAGTTCGATATATGTTTGATCTAAAATGTATGTTTGAGATTTACGTGATAACTGCGATCTTATACTTGTGGTATCATTCTGCACTTCGTTCCGGTCTGGTTAGCTCTTAATGGAGTGCTTGTGATGATTATTGTGGTTGTTGGTAGATTGATTTTCGTGTGTCCTTGCGTGATGGTCGTCATTTCTGCAGACTTAGATTTTGTGATTTTGAGTTGTCACGGTTAGGGTTTCCGAATGAACATGGACATTCTTCCAAGACGAATTGTGGGTAGACTTCGGGTCTCATAACGCGTTTGAGTTATATCTGCAATTTACTTCAGTGCTGACTTCCGGATGCCAATGCATGGTCATATGATTCACTGAAGACAGTGATGCATCTCACAGTTACGATGTCATTACAGCTGAAATACACCATATAACAAGATTCTGCAGCTTCTGCCTTCTTATGGCGGAATTACGTCTCGTTCAGTCAACCAAACGGTGAGTCATTACGTTGTGAAAGAAATATAAACGAAAGAACTggcttattttttattatactGGATAACGTGACCTCGTGTCATTTAACAACCACGAACTGTGTCTGAAATGTGGCAGACCTAAGAccgaacttttttttttattgaaaatggTGTCTAAAGAGGTGTTCCAAGCGAATGGTGTACAAAATCAGGAGTTGATTGCATGCTAAGCTTTGGCAAGATTCTTTTATTTTGCGTGTTGTTCAACAATGTGCATTGATAGAGTTTCTGTTCTCCGTCTCAATCCTAGTAGGGATGTTACCGCATTGCTGCACAATTGTCTAGGCTCTCACTGATTTGAGTCTTTTGATTTGATGTCTATAGCaatgtttgtttaataaaaagGATGGCGGCCTTATCCTCCAGCAGGATTTTCGGAACAATCTGCAAGACATATGATTTTAGTACCGTTATTGCCTGTTGTCTGCAGGGTCGTATCCACTCCCACTGTCATGCATTGTAGCATGGGCACAGAGATTGGTCCGTCTTTACATGGGAAGTACGTGAAAAGTTTTCTTCCTCAGTATAAGGTATAtcagttatttttcttttgtatgcatccatgaaaatggaacagattcTTCCTTCCTCCCAGTCAGTAAGAAGTTAGGAAG
Proteins encoded in this region:
- the LOC116250790 gene encoding MFP1 attachment factor 1-like, with product MAEEKQPALFPSCMAFSVWPPSQKIRNAVIQRIVETLSNPSVLSKRYGVMDVEEASSTARMIEDQAFLAASSSRSLESGAGDPVGLGIETLQLYSKEISLLILDAVKARASPDEKTQSPPPADAAVITSSEDNSQPSSALYE